DNA from Gracilinanus agilis isolate LMUSP501 chromosome 3, AgileGrace, whole genome shotgun sequence:
CCCAGACCGAGTGAGGAGTGGAGCTGGACGGCCCAAGGGCGGCCAGATGCGAGGGATGATGCAGAAGAGGGGAGTGGGCGGAGGGAGGACAAGTGACCGCTCCCTGAGCTTCCCCACCCCGCTGCTCCCACCGCCCCCTGGGAGGACACGGGATTCCGGTAAATCCAGGTCTCCCCGCCCCCACACCCCTCCCTGGGCCCAGAGGCCCCCACGAGACCAGGACACGGAGGAGTCACTGcctttatttagatatttttcttAAGGGGCTGGGAAGCTCAGAGCAGCACGCAGAAAAGTCTTTTCTCACGGAAGGGGTTCTCGGCCGCGGGCACTGGAGTCACCAGTGGGTCCTCCTTCACATGCGCCTCGCAGAAGGCCAGTAGCTCGGCCGCAGCCTTGGACACCTGCGGCAGGAGGTAAAGGGTTAAGCGCATCGCTAGCCACCACCCACCCCAGTCCGCAGAGGTCCCCTTGGGTGACACTCTCTGGTCGAGTCTGGAACTACACCGAGTGTCTCGCCGTGGTCGCCGGTGCGCAGCACTATCCTGTGGCCGTGTCTAGAATCGCAGCCTTCTTCCCAAAACTAATGGTAGCCGCGCCCCGCGTGGCCGAGCTTGAGAATGCACCCTACCTTGCGGCTGGTAGGTGACACCCTCGGGcggggcctctggtccaggctcCCCGCCCAGTCCTGGTACCCACAGCGCCACCCTTTGGCCAAGCTCAGAATCTCAGTCTCCCTCCCACCTGGTTCCAGCAGCAACACCCACTGGCTGAACCTAAAACTTTAGCAGAGTTGGAAGGACGTGAGTCTCTCCTCAGTCCTGACCCCAGCAGCGATACATAGCAGCAGAATGGACCTACAgcagttttggggttttttttagcccttaccttctcttcTTAGACTcgatataggttccaaggcagaacaggggtaagggtgaggcaatagggtgtaacttacccagggtcacccagctaggatgtctctgagggcagatttgaactcaggacctcctgattccagatttgGTATTCCATCTACTGAGTCACATAACTGCCCCTGATCCCagttacttatttaaaaaaaaaacaaaaaccttatcttccctcttaggATTAGTATTGtgtcttgattctaaggcagaagagctgtaggggctagacaattggggttaagtgacttgcccagggcccctatctaggaagtgtctgagggcagatttgaattcagcacCTCCTTGCTCCAGAtccggtgctctatccaccaagccacgtGGCTGCCCCTCTACAGCTGTTTTGGCATAGGATTACAAGATTTAGGGCTGGAGATTTGAGAGGTTGTTTTAAACTAGGTAGAATCAAAGATCTGAAGCTAAATGGAGCCCTAAATCccagctccttcattttcctGGTCAGAAAAGTGAGACCCAAACCTAGGATACCACAGGGAGTAAGAGGAGGAGCAAGGATTCAGATCCAAGACCTCTGATGCCAAATCTAGCACCACACACACACCAaccttctccttttacagatgagaacactgaggctcagaaggaGAAAAGATCTTGTCCACACAGCATGCAGCAAGAATAAGGTCCTCAGCTTAGTCTTCTGCATCTTTGTGCCCTTTACTACTAGTAAGAATTCATGTTTAGCAAAGAATTTCCAAATCAGAAGGGACTTCAGGGATCAGCTAGTCAAATCTCTACTCATCAAAGGTATCCCCCCAATATACCATCCCCGAAAAATGCCCATCCAGCATTTTCTTGAAGATTTCCAGAGGGAGAACCCTCTGCCTCACATGGAAGCCTTTTGGATAGGACTAAttatttaggaagtttttcctgacatgaaGCTTAGATTTCCTTGTTTGCTTCTAAGCTTGCTCTTTAAGGACAAACAGAACaggtctaatctctcttccacatgataacCTTTTAATACAAAtacagtggggcagctaggtggctcggtggataaagagccaggtctagagatgtgaggtcctgggttcaaaatctggcttttgacacttcctagttgggtgaccctgggtgagtcacttaacctacattaCCTAAGCCTTGcctctctttctgccttggaactgatcctcAGTACAGACTCTAAGAAAGTGAAGGcttaaaacaaacacacacacacacacacacacacacacacacacacacacactacaaatACAGTAGCATCCTACCCACCTCTAGCTTTCTCTTCTCAAAACAACAATAACGACAACAAACCCTAGCTTCTTCCATCCATCTTTATATGACATAGACTTGAGGCCCTTGACTATTCTGGATGATTTTTGATGCTTTATGGCTTTGCTGATGTCTTTCATAAATATGGTGCCCAGAATTGAGCACAATACCCCAAATGTGGCCTGACTAGGGAAGATTGGGAAATGGGAAGGAAGTGTACTTATGATATCACTGTCAGAAAGAACTTCCGTTAGAAAAACTCTCTCTACCAGTATAGATCATTACCTATTTCCCAACTTGAAGTCTTAGAGAAATGCCTGGGAGCCCTGAGTGCCTAACCCTAGGTCACCTAACCAGGATGTATCAGAAGCATGAAAAGAAGCCaagctggagtcaagaagatctgagttcaaatccttcatcAAATctttactagctctgtggccctgggcaagttacttttcctctctgtgcctctgtttcctcaattgaaaaatgagagttggggcagataggtggctcagtggatcaagccaggcctggagacaaaaagtcctggattcaaatatggcctcaaatacttactggctatgtgactctgagcaagttacttagccctagTTGCTCTTGACTTGGAAATAATACTTGAttttgtggaaggaaggaaggaaggaaggaaggaaggaaggaaggaaggaaggaaggaaggaaggNNNNNNNNNNNNNNNNNNNNNNNNNNNNNNNNNNNNNNNNNNNNNNNNNNNNNNNNNNNNNNNNNNNNNNNNNNNNNNNNNNNNNNNNNNNNNNNNNNNNNNNNNNNNNNNNNNNNNNNNNNNNNNNNNNNNNNNNNNNNNNNNNNNNNNNNNNNNNNNNNNNNNNNNNNNNNNNNNNNNNNNNNNNNNNNNNNNNNNNNNNNNNNNNNNNNNNNNNNNNNNNNNNNNNNNNNNNNNNNNNNNNNNNNNNNNNNNNNNNNNNNNNNNNNNNNNNNNNNNNNNNNNNNNNNNNNNNNNNNNNNNNNNNNNNNNNNNNNNNNNNNNNNNNNNNNNNNNNNNNNNNNNNNNNNNNNNNNNNNNNNNNNNNNNNNNNNNNNNNNNNNNNNNNNNNNNNNNNNNNNNNNNNNNNNNNNNNNNNNNNNNNNNNNNNNNNNNNNNNNNNNNNNNNNNNNNNNNNNNNNNNNNNNNNNNNNNNNNNNNNNNNNNNNNNNNNNNNNNNNNNNNNNNNNNNNNNNNNNNNNNNNNNNNNNNNNNNNNNNNNNNNNNNNNNNNNNNNNNNNNNNNNNNNNNNNNNNNNNNNNNNNNNNNNNNNNNNNNNNNNNNNNNNNNNNNNNNNNNNNNNNNNNNNNNNNNNNNNNNNNNNNNNNNNNNNNNNNNNNNNNNNNNNNNNNNNNNNNNNNNNNNNNNNNNNNNNNNNNNNNNNNNNNNNNNNNNNNNNNNNNNNNNNNNNNNNNNNNNNNNNNNNNNNNNNNNNNNNNNNNNNNNNNNNNNNNNNNNNNNNNNNNNNNNNNNNNNNNNNNNNNNNNNNNNNNNNNNNNNNNNNNNNNNNNNNNNNNNNNNNNNNNNNNNNNNNNNNNNNNNNNNNNNNNNNNNNNNNNNNNNNNNNNNNNNNNNNNNNNNNNNNNNNNNNNNNNNNNNNNNNNNNNNNNNNNNNNNNNNNNNNNNNNNNNNNNNNNNNNNNNNNNNNNNNNNNNNNNNNNNNNNNNNNNNNNNNNNNNNNNNNNNNNNNNNNNNNNNNNNNNNNNNNNNNNNNNNNNNNNNNNNNNNNNNNNNNNNNNNNNNNNNNNNNNNNNNNNNNNNNNNNNNNNNNNNNNNNNNNNNNNNNNNNNNNNNNNNNNNNNNNNNNNNNNNNNNNNNNNNNNNNNNNNNNNNNNNNNNNNNNNNNNNNNNNNNNNNNNNNNNNNNNNNNNNNNNNNNNNNNNNNNNNNNNNNNNNNNNNNNNNNNNNNNNNNNNNNNNNNNNNNNNNNNNNNNNNNNNNNNNNNNNNNNNNNNNNNNNNNNNNNNNNNNNNNNNNNNNNNNNNNNNNNNNNNNNNNNNNNNNNNNNNNNNNNNNNNNNNNNNNNNNNNNNNNNNNNNNNNNNNNNNNNNNNNNNNNNNNNNNNNNNNNNNNNNNNNNNNNNNNNNNNNNNNNNNNNNNNNNNNNNNNNNNNNNNNNNNNNNNNNNNNNNNNNNNNNNNNNNNNNNNNNNNNNNNNNNNNNNNNNNNNNNNNNNNNNNNNNNNNNNNNNNNNNNNNNNNNNNNNNNNNNNNNNNNNNNNNNNNNNNNNNNNNNNNNNNNNNNNNNNNNNNNNNNNNNNNNNNNNNNNNNNNNNNNNNNNNNNNNNNNNNNNNNNNNNNNNNNNNNNNNNNNNNNNNNNNNNNNNNNNNNNNNNNNNNNNNNNNNNNNNNNNNNNNNNNNNNNNNNNNNNNNNNNNNNNNNNNNNNNNNNNNNNNNNNNNNNNNNNNNNNNNNNNNNNNNNNNNNNNNNNNNNNNNNNNNNNNNNNNNNNNNNNNNNNNNNNNNNNNNNNNNNNNNNNNNNNNNNNNNNNNNNNNNNNNNNNNNNNNNNNNNNNNNNNNNNNNNNNNNNNNNNNNNNNNNNNNNNNNNNNNNNNNNNNNNNNNNNNNNNNNNNNNNNNNNNNNNNNNNNNNNNNNNNNNNNNNNNNNNNNNNNNNNNNNNNNNNNNNNNNNNNNNNNNNNNNNNNNNNNNNNNNNNNNNNNNNNNNNNNNNNNNNNNNNNNNNNNNNNNNNNNNNNNNNNNNNNNNNNNNNNNNNNNNNNNNNNNNNNNNNNNNNNNNNNNNNNNNNNNNNNNNNNNNNNNNNNNNNNNNNNNNNNNNNNNNNNNNNNNNNNNNNNNNNNNNNNNNNNNNNNNNNNNNNNNNNNNNNNNNNNNNNNNNNNNNNNNNNNNNNNNNNNNNNNNNNNNNNNNNNNNNNNNNNNNNNNNNNNNNNNNNNNNNNNNNNNNNNNNNNNNNNNNNNNNNNNNNNNNNNNNNNNNNNNNNNNNNNNNNNNNNNNNNNNNNNNNNNNNNNNNNNNNNNNNNNNNNNNNNNNNNNNNNNNNNNNNNNNNNNNNNNNNNNNNNNNNNNNNNNNNNNNNNNNNNNNNNNNNNNNNNNNNNNNNNNNNNNNNNNNNNNNNNNNNNNNNNNNNNNNNNNNNNNNNNNNNNNNNNNNNNNNNNNNNNNNNNNNNNNNNNNNNNNNNNNNNNNNNNNNNNNNNNNNNNNNNNNNNNNNNNNNNNNNNNNNNNNNNNNNNNNNNNNNNNNNNNNNNNNNNNNNNNNNNNNNNNNNNNNNNNNNNNNNNNNNNNNNNNNNNNNNNNNNNNNNNNNNNNNNNNNNNNNNNNNNNNNNNNNNNNNNNNNNNNNNNNNNNNNNNNNNNNNNNNNNNNNNNNNNNNNNNNNNNNNNNNNNNNNNNNNNNNNNNNNNNNNNNNNNNNNNNNNNNNNNNNNNNNNNNNNNNNNNNNNNNNNNNNNNNNNNNNNNNNNNNNNNNNNNNNNNNNNNNNNNNNNNNNNNNNNNNNNNNNNNNNNNNNNNNNNNNNNNNNNNNNNNNNNNNNNNNNNNNNNNNNNNNNNNNNNNNNNNNNNNNNNNNNNNNNNNNNNNNNNNNNNNNNNNNNNNNNNNNNNNNNNNNNNNNNNNNNNNNNNNNNNNNNNNNNNNNNNNNNNNNNNNNNNNNNNNNNNNNNNNNNNNNNNNNNgaaggaaggaaggaaggaaggaaggaaggaagaaaaagaaagaaagaaagaaagaaagaaagaaagaaagaaagaaagaaagaaagaaagaaagagcaaggaaggaaggaaggaaggaaaaaaggaaaaaagaaaggaagaaagaatgaaagaaagttGGATTCAGTGACTACTAACATACCATTCTATGCAGGTCTCAAATCTATGCCCTTATGATTATAGCTCTGAGGTCAGTTTTCTAACCATTATACCACATTGTCTCTATATGGAGTGAATTGCCCCTTTATCCTCAAAagttaagtttttttgttttttatttaaacccttactatgtattcactccaaggcagaagagtggtaagggctaggcaatgggggttaagggacttgcccagggtcacacagctaggaaatatctgaggtcagatttgaacctaggacctcctgtctctagtcctggctctcaatccactgaactacccagttgcccctgttatgggtaagattagattagctagttattaggtattgattatatattgattaggaagtacctagcaggaaggagctggagctgggaattccaggttggaatgaaggaggaggaagtctatctgtgttctgtgtgtggactccattagtggtaggcaaaaactgttgccagcctgggagacctcagagcaaaggacaccctatttcctgttttcccctggatcctgtgtggtgtggcatctaaaaaggacaagatctacaaagccaagagaagaggtgaaattggagttctggcggacagtgctccaagcaaaccccttactgcttggttcctgagacaactgtagctcctggcatccagagatcatcagtggattgcagtgagaatcccaaagccacaaaccctagctgcactcaagcctggcaggttccaggtgtgaggcagaaactcAAAGACTctagtatagctccttgggccctgttagttagatagcttagattagtgtagttgaataagtccttccctgtccctttgggttttgttattaggtgttaagattttagagtagtcattcctatccctccttttagttgtttctaactaaaacccaatttcaccttgttaccttgtcagttaattcaaggcctctggccagagtgacagttggctgttattttttcagttgggagtggtgtagctgtacaagacttcagtgttcagttttagtctctcttacatcccagagtgtgttcccacaaacccctgagttaaattttaatatccctggtgaccccattacttatattttcctacacccCCAAGTTATGTTTTTCTTAATGTAACTCctgattatattattttctttctttctttcttcctttcttccttcctttcttcctttttcccttccttccttcctttctttccatctgtttgtctcttctttctgattctccttctcctcctcctcctcctttttctcctcctcctttttttgcTGCCATAGCATACCATTGGTTCCTACTGAGTTTACACTGCACTAATGGCCCCAGATTTCTTTTTTAGACAAACTGTCTAGCCATTTTATGCTAGTGAAACTGATTTCTTGAACCTAAGTATAAAACTTTACTTTTGTCCTTATTGAATTAGAGCTAGTGTTaataatgaatcccctgaagTGGTTCATTTAGAtttgcaatgcatatttccattgggctgaaACCAGTTGTAATATGTtacataataatattttcaaaaagtgTGAATTCAAACATATTCAGTCCCTTGGGATATTGTTATTCTCAGTCATCGGGACCTGGCTGCCTATCTTATTAGATTCAACCCAGAGTTCTAGCCTGGCAAGATCTTTAAGAATCCCGATTCCTTCATCCCGGGTCAGCTTTTCTTCCTAACTTTGTATTGTTTCAAAATTTCACAAAATGCCACCTTTCCCTTTATCCAActcattaataaaaaaatgttcaaCATTATAAGGCCAATTACAGATCCCTAGGGCACTCCACTAGAGACCTCTTTCAATGTTTCCCAGGCCATTAGAATGGATCCAATTATACTTTCATCTAGCTCACTTCATGCCATATTTTTCACTAGAATAAGGTAGCTCACAGAATGCTTTCagacttacaaagcactttttctCTGCAACACTGCAAGGCAGACAGCACACATATTGTTAATCAACTccatttccagatgaggaaagggaCTCTAAGAGGTAAGTGACCTGCCAATATTCTATTTACTACAGGAAACACcagatatttttccttctcttctctctggttCCACCGGACAATAGAGGTCCCAGGTCTGAAGAGAGGATCCCTTTGTCCCTAATTTACCTAACCTCCATTCCCAGATCCCCAATTCCTGAGTTGTGCATACCTTCATGCGTTCAATGTTGACCTCCAACTTCAGCTGCTCCACTGTCTTTCGGGCCTCAGCAATCTTGGCCATGTTGTTGGACATTGTTGTGGTGAGGAAGGGGTTAATGCTCCTACAGATGCCCTAGAGACGCTGGGACAAAGGGATAGGGAACAGAGGGGCTGGGAGGAGTTGGAAGGAGGGGGGTGAGGGGAATGGAGGGAAATTGGAATGGAGGACAGAGGGATGAAGGATAGAGATAAAGGGAACAGGGATAGAGAGAAATAGgaatgaggaacagagagaagagataaaaatggaagaaagtaaTCATGAGGAGTCATAGGAATAAGGCATAGAAGTAAAGGGTCAGGAATACAAGAATGGAAAAGGGAATGGAGGTCAGGGATTAAAGAAAATAGACAGTGGGATGGAAGGATGAGACACAGGGTCAAAGGAACAGGAATGGAGAAAACAGGGATGAGGGATGGGTGAGGGAAATGGGAGTGATGGGAGTAGATCAAGGGGCAGAAAGTTGCAGAGTACAGGTCAAAAGACGGGGATGAGGAAGAAAGGGATGTAGAGAGACCAGAGTGGGAAACAGATAGAGGGAAATAGGAGTGACGAGAAAAGAAGCATAGCTAGACAgaaggatggagggatggaggctTGAAAAACAAGGATGAAGGACTGAAGGATGGAATATTCGAATGAGAAACAGGAATGGGGGGAAGAAGGGTGGGCAGACAGAATTGGAAGATAATAATGAGATAACAGGGTGGGATAGGGAAGAGATGGGGGTGAAGACAAGAAATGGGGAATCTAAAGATGAGAGTCAGGGAGGCAAGAAAACATGCATGGAGCAGAAGGGTGGCGAGAGATAGAGTGCAGGGGgttaaggaggaaggagagagggggacaGAGACTGGATGACAGGgataaagaacaaaagaatgaaagaaaatggaactCAGTGAGGATGGACGGAGGGAAATGGGAAAAACAGAGGGATGTTGGAGGACAGAGgaatgaaagagataaaaagacaggAATGGAAGAAAACAGGAAGATGAGAGAACAGAAGGATGAAGGAGCAGAGGAAGCAATAGGATGGAGGAAAGCAATCATTGAAGATACAGTGATAAAGAACAGAGGAATTGGGGAAAcagaaatgaagaacaggaaTGGGttcagagggaggaagagaaataaggaTTGGGACATGGGATTGGGAACATGGATAGGAGAACAGATGGGGGTGGTCTCTATCTCAGTTGCTCCCCATCCTGGTtgtctatttcttcatttccctgGAGCTGAGGCAAGTGGGGGATGGACTATAATCATGTCTTGTTGAGTATCAGGGCCAAGGaggggaaggtaggaaggaggggGGAAGACTCCCCATGCCAATTAGCACCAGCTCTAAAGCAAAAGGGAATTAAGGTCCTggtgggagaggagaagggggccTGGGGAGGGGGGACTCATTAAGAGCTAAgcaccagctgccccctcttctcctCACCAGGAGGCCCCCCTACTCTTCCCCAGCCCCCAGTTCATTGTCACTAATTCATTAGCCAGCACCAGGGAAAGAAGAACCCAGACATCCAGATTCCCAGCTCCCAGCCCACATAGATCTTGAGCTTCCACTCCTGAGAGAGGACAGAGGGACAGAAGGAGGGGCACAGAAAGATGGGGAACAGAGGGACTGAGAGCAATAATGAAGGACAACTGGGTGGAGAAACAAGAGGATGGAGAGATGAGGAGATGAGGGACGGAGGAGAAATAAAGGGATGGGGATGGGAGGATGGacgagagagagagggatggaggcaCAGCTGGTTGAACAGGGACCCCGAgatgcagagaaagaaagaaagccaacGAAGGGGAAGAGGGCAAGAAGAGGCTCTTACCTGTTGCTCCTTCTCTGCCTCAATGGCTGAGGCTGAGGCTGGAGGGAGCAGCTGCTAGAGCACCCTGGGGGCAGCCCCGCCCCTGCCCCCCTTCTCTCAGATCCCCACACCCTCCCCTGCTCCCTGTCCCTAGGGCCTCTTCAAGGCCTGATCTCACACACGAACACTCCAGCGTGCACACGAGCGCGAGTgcgcgcacacgcacacacacacacacacactccctggACACACcatctctgtcacacacacagtCATCAGCAGATGTGCACGGTCACTcactccctccatccatccatcaccCAGCCAGCGTTTCCCATACGGTGACAGAGACTGCTACAGACCCAGTGAACAGTCCCAGGTGCCCACCGTGCACACACCAGCGCACACAGCCACTGGCGCGCCCCATACTCAATTAGTGGAACCCGATTAAAGGCAGCAGCCAGCCACGCACCCCGGGTTCGAGTCCCTCTCACAATATCACTCGCACAGGCTCTGTCAACGCCAAAGACACCGAGACCGCTAATGGTGTCATTTTAGTGGATAAAGaaaccctccctccctccccatctctgggCTGCCAGTTTTGAGCCTCTCTCTCCCTTGGAAGGACCCCAGATTCCCCGGGAGCCCAGGCTGTGATGCTTGAAACAGCCACACGGGGGTGACAAAGGAGCAAAGAGGAGCCCTGCTGAATCCCTAAGTGGCCAGGCTGAAGATCTCAAAGCC
Protein-coding regions in this window:
- the GNG8 gene encoding guanine nucleotide-binding protein G(I)/G(S)/G(O) subunit gamma-8 produces the protein MSNNMAKIAEARKTVEQLKLEVNIERMKVSKAAAELLAFCEAHVKEDPLVTPVPAAENPFREKRLFCVLL